A single window of Tiliqua scincoides isolate rTilSci1 chromosome 10, rTilSci1.hap2, whole genome shotgun sequence DNA harbors:
- the GPR3 gene encoding G-protein coupled receptor 3: protein MKEDALSNVTEEQQEPGWFVPSGNISSDSLSLSEAPPLPLNPWDVVLCISGTIISCENAIVVAIIFYTPAFRTPMFLLIGSLATADLLAGLGLIFHFAFIYCIESEAVSLITVGLLVTSFTASVGSLLAITIDRYLSLYNALTYYSERTVTRTYIMLIITWGISICFGLLPVMGWNCLKDDSNCSIVKPLTKNNLIILSISFFMIFAMMLQLYVQICKIVCRHAQQIALQRHFLATSHYVTTRKGISTLAVILGTFASCWLPFAIYCLLGDYTYPALYTYMTILPATYNSMINPVIYAFRNQEIQKVLWAVCCGCISSTMPFRSRSPSDV, encoded by the coding sequence ATGAAGGAGGACGCGCTCTCCAATGTCACAGAAGAACAGCAAGAGCCGGGCTGGTTTGTGCCCAGTGGCAACATCAGCAGTGATTCCTTGTCTCTCTCCgaggctcctcccctccccttgaatCCCTGGGATGTGGTGCTTTGCATTTCCGGAACCATCATCTCCTGTGAGAATGCCATTGTGGTGGCCATCATATTTTACACACCTGCCTTTCGGACTCCGATGTTCCTGCTGATTGGGAGCCTGGCTACTGCTGACCTCTTGGCCGGCTTGGGCCTGATCTTCCACTTTGCCTTCATTTACTGCATCGAGTCAGAGGCAGTGAGTCTCATTACAGTGGGGCTCCTGGTCACCTCGTTCACAGCCAGTGTGGGCAGCCTCCTAGCCATCACCATAGACCGTTACTTGTCCCTCTACAATGCACTGACTTACTATTCCGAAAGGACAGTCACCAGGACGTACATTATGCTCATCATCACCTGGGGCATCTCCATCTGCTTTGGACTGTTGCCTGTTATGGGCTGGAATTGCCTGAAGGACGACTCTAACTGCAGCATTGTCAAACCCTTGACCAAGAACAACCTCATCATCCTCTCCATCTCCTTCTTCATGATCTTTGCCATGATGTTGCAGCTCTATGTACAGATTTGCAAGATTGTGTGCAGGCATGCCCAGCAGATTGCCCTCCAGAGACACTTCTTGGCCACCTCGCACTACGTCACCACCCGGAAAGGGATCTCCACCTTGGCTGTCATCCTGGGGACCTTTGCTTCCTGCTGGTTGCCTTTTGCTATTTACTGCCTCTTGGGAGATTACACCTACCCAGCTCTCTACACCTACATGACCATCCTCCCAGCTACTTACAATTCCATGATCAACCCTGTGATCTATGCCTTCAGGAATCAAGAAATCCAGAAAGTATTGTGGGCTGTCTGTTGTGGGTGCATCTCTTCCACCATGCCTTTCCGATCCAGGTCTCCCAGTGATGTCTGA